In the genome of Candidatus Angelobacter sp., one region contains:
- a CDS encoding DUF362 domain-containing protein gives MRSAVGALSLPDTFIRPNDRVVLKPNWIKEYDERFPGPDHWQHVITHPAVIEAVASWAAEKLQGKGSVTICDAPQTDSSFSKIREYCDLDLMLARVRKDFPGVEFSLLDLRPEEWHTIDGVTISKTQLTGDPNGHTRIELNSASEFVGYQGMSRLYGASYDMAETNAKHNGTHHEYLLCRTPMDADVLINIPKLKTHKKVGVTCALKNLVGINANKNWLPHHTEGTPADGGDQFPSVTAKARLEQAWMGTAKRWLKGRPNLSRLFVPIKKAGRLVFGDTQKVIRSGNWHGNDTCWRMVLDLNKCLFSFDGDGQPRKKPLRYLTVVDGIIAGEGNGPMSPDPKPCGVVIAGTHPVAVDCVAATLMGFDWQKLRLLKNSFRIHELNFVPFSPDEIVVVSSRPAWTSRLDAIQETFDFKPHFGWVGAIEKRRHTTTV, from the coding sequence ATGAGATCAGCTGTTGGCGCATTGTCGCTACCCGATACCTTCATCCGGCCCAACGACCGCGTCGTTCTCAAACCAAACTGGATCAAGGAATACGACGAGCGGTTTCCCGGCCCGGACCACTGGCAGCACGTCATCACGCATCCGGCGGTCATTGAAGCCGTCGCAAGCTGGGCGGCAGAGAAGTTGCAGGGCAAAGGCTCGGTCACGATTTGCGATGCGCCACAAACGGATTCCTCTTTTTCAAAAATCCGCGAATACTGCGATCTGGACCTCATGCTGGCCCGGGTCCGCAAGGATTTTCCCGGAGTCGAATTCAGTCTGCTCGACCTGCGCCCGGAGGAATGGCACACCATCGACGGAGTAACCATCTCCAAAACTCAGTTAACTGGCGATCCCAACGGACACACACGCATCGAGCTGAATTCGGCAAGTGAATTTGTTGGCTATCAAGGCATGAGCCGACTCTACGGCGCCTCCTACGACATGGCGGAGACGAATGCAAAACACAACGGGACACATCACGAGTATCTGTTGTGCCGCACGCCGATGGATGCCGACGTGTTGATTAACATTCCCAAGCTGAAGACGCACAAGAAAGTCGGTGTCACATGCGCACTGAAGAACCTGGTGGGCATCAATGCGAACAAAAACTGGCTGCCGCATCATACGGAAGGAACGCCTGCCGACGGCGGCGATCAATTTCCATCCGTAACCGCCAAAGCCCGTTTGGAGCAGGCTTGGATGGGCACGGCCAAACGCTGGCTGAAGGGGCGGCCTAATCTGTCACGGCTGTTTGTTCCGATAAAAAAGGCAGGGCGCCTCGTTTTTGGCGACACGCAGAAGGTGATTCGTTCCGGCAACTGGCACGGCAATGACACCTGCTGGCGCATGGTCCTCGATCTCAACAAATGCCTCTTTTCCTTCGACGGGGACGGTCAACCGCGGAAAAAGCCACTGCGGTATCTGACAGTCGTGGATGGCATCATTGCCGGGGAGGGGAATGGGCCGATGTCGCCCGATCCGAAACCATGCGGCGTCGTCATCGCCGGCACGCACCCTGTCGCTGTCGATTGTGTGGCAGCGACGTTGATGGGATTTGACTGGCAGAAGCTGCGCCTCTTGAAAAACAGTTTTCGCATCCACGAATTGAATTTTGTTCCATTCTCACCGGACGAGATCGTCGTCGTTTCCAGCAGGCCGGCTTGGACGAGCAGGCTTGACGCAATCCAGGAAACATTTGATTTCAAGCCCCACTTCGGCTGGGTTGGCGCAATCGAGAAGCGGCGCCATACGACAACTGTCTGA
- a CDS encoding O-antigen ligase family protein, protein MVRERLDNWCEKGILFLVLAILMFGPLATGAVRPAEFLVVQALTSAAALLWLLRFWLNPGHHVMWPPICWAVVAVVVYAIARYQQADIEYAARQELIRVLVYSLLFFAILNNLARQETTQLISFVMIFLALAISMYGIFQFATNSEYVWHFVKPVVFRKRGSGTYINPNHLAGFLELLAPLGLAYALTGRLGHVLRISLGYASLAMLAGISVTLSRGAWISTGVSLGLFFVLLIQRREQRLPALIVVAGLIAAGAYFYLSADRVHKRVENVLSVESPDSARGRIWLWQPTMKMWQDHPWCGVGPAHFDYRFPEYRPPEIQARPGFAHNDYLNTLADWGLVGTSLIVAAFVLLYVGVFKTWKFVSRDQSVLGTKPSNRAAFVLGASVGLVAILIHSFTDFNMHVPANAILAVTLMALLSGYLRFATDRYWINPGLIGRIIATVVGIIVVFYLGQQGYRRGREYAQLELAAKETAYTPKMMAALRAAAAIEPENFETTYALGEALRRVGWDGDSGSEKLISEAMHWFQQGIRLNPYDPYNYMKFGMCLDWSGRHDEAAPYFEMAVKSDPNNYYVLAHQGWHFVQVGDYSAAKPWFEKSLTLQHAWHNPIARTYLAIVDQKLKETPTPPAK, encoded by the coding sequence ATGGTCCGCGAGCGTCTGGACAACTGGTGCGAAAAAGGAATCCTCTTTTTAGTTCTTGCGATTCTGATGTTCGGCCCGCTGGCGACCGGCGCCGTGCGCCCCGCAGAATTCCTGGTTGTTCAAGCACTAACGTCGGCGGCCGCATTGCTCTGGCTGCTACGGTTCTGGCTGAATCCGGGCCATCACGTAATGTGGCCGCCAATCTGCTGGGCGGTAGTGGCTGTTGTCGTTTACGCAATCGCGCGTTATCAACAAGCGGATATTGAGTATGCGGCGCGACAGGAACTAATCCGCGTCTTGGTATACTCTCTCCTGTTTTTTGCGATCCTTAACAATTTGGCCAGACAGGAAACAACTCAACTGATCAGTTTCGTAATGATCTTTTTGGCACTGGCAATATCGATGTACGGGATCTTCCAGTTTGCTACGAACTCCGAATACGTCTGGCACTTCGTCAAACCGGTCGTGTTTCGAAAGCGCGGTTCTGGAACCTACATCAACCCGAACCATCTAGCCGGTTTCCTCGAGTTGCTGGCGCCTCTCGGCCTGGCATATGCGTTGACGGGGCGGCTTGGCCACGTTCTCCGGATCTCTCTCGGTTATGCTTCCCTGGCCATGCTCGCCGGCATCTCCGTTACTCTTTCTCGCGGCGCTTGGATTTCCACGGGTGTATCACTGGGACTGTTTTTTGTCCTCTTGATTCAACGCCGAGAGCAAAGGCTCCCGGCGTTGATTGTTGTCGCCGGATTGATCGCCGCGGGTGCCTACTTTTATTTAAGCGCAGATCGCGTTCACAAACGAGTTGAAAACGTTCTTTCGGTTGAATCCCCGGACAGTGCGCGAGGTCGTATCTGGCTTTGGCAGCCAACGATGAAAATGTGGCAAGATCATCCTTGGTGCGGTGTCGGGCCGGCCCACTTCGATTACCGGTTTCCTGAGTATCGCCCCCCTGAGATCCAGGCCAGGCCGGGCTTCGCCCATAATGACTATTTGAACACCTTGGCCGACTGGGGGTTGGTGGGTACCTCGTTGATTGTGGCCGCGTTCGTGCTCCTTTACGTGGGTGTGTTCAAGACTTGGAAATTTGTGAGCCGTGATCAAAGTGTGTTGGGAACCAAGCCAAGCAATCGGGCCGCATTCGTTCTTGGCGCATCTGTCGGACTTGTAGCGATCCTCATTCATTCATTCACCGACTTCAACATGCACGTCCCGGCGAACGCGATTCTTGCCGTCACTCTGATGGCTTTACTTTCCGGATATTTGAGGTTCGCGACCGACCGTTATTGGATCAATCCAGGCTTGATTGGACGCATTATTGCCACTGTCGTCGGAATCATCGTCGTTTTCTATCTTGGGCAACAAGGTTACCGACGAGGACGGGAATACGCCCAACTCGAACTCGCTGCAAAGGAGACCGCATACACTCCGAAAATGATGGCGGCGCTGCGCGCGGCGGCGGCCATCGAACCTGAAAATTTTGAAACGACCTATGCCCTCGGGGAGGCGCTCCGTCGGGTGGGGTGGGACGGGGACAGCGGTTCTGAAAAGCTAATCTCCGAAGCCATGCACTGGTTTCAACAGGGAATACGTCTCAACCCGTACGACCCATATAACTATATGAAATTCGGAATGTGCCTCGATTGGTCCGGACGCCACGACGAAGCGGCGCCGTATTTCGAAATGGCGGTAAAGAGCGATCCCAACAACTATTATGTCCTCGCTCACCAGGGCTGGCACTTTGTTCAAGTCGGAGATTATTCAGCTGCGAAACCCTGGTTTGAAAAATCATTGACGTTGCAACATGCGTGGCACAACCCGATTGCAAGAACTTATCTTGCCATCGTCGACCAGAAATTGAAGGAAACGCCTACACCGCCCGCAAAGTAA